From a single Rosa rugosa chromosome 7, drRosRugo1.1, whole genome shotgun sequence genomic region:
- the LOC133720461 gene encoding putative disease resistance protein RGA3 isoform X4 gives MPGLGKTTLAKSIYHESEIDSHFDEKIWVCVSTPFEVKKILSGILEYFEPEKAAAAQRKEVICKFIREKLEKKRYLLVLDDVWSEDPEKWKQLRSCLLTVNYTQGSSIIVTTRSDKVAKVMETFRCDLRRLSDDESWLIMKDKAVSVGSAPMSKEQETTGKEIAKKCGGVPLMAKVLGDTLRSKTRDEWGSIVNSKVWDSPVGERIFSILKLSFDELKPPSLKQCFAYCSMLFKDFDIEKDDLIQLWMAQGLLHPCSDKNLEMEERGNEYFKILLAKSFFQDVTKDYGSNVTKCKMHDLVHDFAERVSKSGNLRSLFSNGEDLESNLLNLKSLRVLNLYNADTEVLPDSIGKLKHLRYLNVLKTRMKALPKSIGKLYNLQTLKMPNQLEEFPTEIANLTNLRHICFGRYMKVPGGILGRFTDLRSLPFLKVSKETGLRIEELSGLNQLHNTLSIYGLENVGDGEEAQKANLVEKKHIRKLILDWKLSGPNHNVENDDDVLEGLRPHSSLEFLEIHGFMGTKFPSWLLLANHLKEIELLGCNKCEGVPVLGHLPNLSCVKIKRMEKLTRIGSEFYGDNHVNCGNGSSREAWPLFPALKTLHIKEARNLIEWMEAPTERGSRVVFPCLEELTLIHCEQLISAPSHFPSLKKLVIEGSGGTPIASILSNQLTTLTYLSLRDVRGLTCLPEGMLENNKNLAHLDIHHCSELICISPQSQGSEYCCASLSYLDIWTCANLKYLPDGLLTPSLKKLKLSHCYDLKYIPDATHGGLTSLETLIVMDCSKITSIPFSQGLPSLGEFTISRCRELSSLPGGLEYCTSIRSLRITECPKVPSISVESLSTSLQELCVSNLDSLPISRGGFTSLREFTICFCRSAQFGPGFSAFLQTLVSLQKLTIWACHSLETIPSSDKLTSLRSLEISHCSKLTCLPDGLAASSQSCSLTRLKKLTLGGFCVELDAFPAFQAIPQLESLTIRGWRKLKSLPEQIPHLPSLRHLTIERFWEVEAIPEWLGNLASLEDLSIYFCKSLMYLPSVEAMRRLTKLKEIDIRYGCDLLEERCREESGPEWPKIRHLPFITIGDTKIVN, from the exons ATGCCAGGTCTAGGTAAGACAACTTTGGCTAAATCAATCTATCATGAATCTGAGATTGATAGTCACTTCGATGAAAAAATATGGGTGTGTGTATCCACCCCTTTCGAAGTCAAGAAGATCTTAAGTGGAATTTTGGAATATTTTGAACCAGAGAAAGCCGCAGCAGCACAAAGAAAGGAAGTGATTTGTAAATTCATTCGAGAAAAGCTGGAAAAGAAAAGATACCTTCTAGTGCTTGATGATGTTTGGAGCGAAGATCCTGAGAAATGGAAACAGTTGAGGAGTTGTTTGTTAACGGTTAATTATACTCAAGGAAGCAGCATCATTGTCACTACCCGTAGTGACAAAGTTGCAAAAGTCATGGAGACCTTTAGGTGTGATTTGAGAAGACTATCAGATGATGAATCTTGGCTTATAATGAAGGATAAAGCAGTTTCAGTTGGGAGTGCTCCTATGTCCAAAGAGCAGGAGACAACGGGTAAAGAGATTGCTAAAAAGTGCGGAGGTGTACCATTAATGGCAAAG GTTTTGGGAGATACGCTGCGCTCTAAAACAAGAGATGAATGGGGATCAATTGTAAACAGTAAAGTATGGGATTCACCAGTAGGAGAGagaattttttcaattttgaagtTGAGTTTTGATGAATTGAAACCTCCATCCTTGAAACAATGTTTTGCATATTGCTCGATGCTCTTCAAGGATTTTGATATTGAAAAGGATGACTTGATCCAACTTTGGATGGCTCAAGGGTTGCTTCACCCCTGTTCTGACAAAAACCTAGAGATGGAGGAGAGAGgtaatgaatattttaaaatcctaTTGGCGAAGTCTTTTTTCCAAGACGTTACAAAGGATTATGGGAGTAATGTTACCAAATGTAAGATGCACGATCTTGTGCATGATTTTGCAGAACGTGTATCAAAATCAGGGAACTTACGCTCACTTTTTTCAAATGGAGAAGACCTTGAGAGCAACTTACTTAACTTGAAATCCTTACGTGTCTTAAACTTATACAATGCAGATACGGAGGTGTTGCCAGATTCTATTGGAAAGTTGAAACACTTGAGGTATTTGAATGTATTGAAAACAAGAATGAAAGCACTTCCCAAATCTATTGGGAAGCTTTATAATCTGCAGACACTAAAAATGCCTAATCAGCTTGAAGAGTTTCCAACGGAAATTGCAAATTTGACCAACTTACGGCACATTTGTTTTGGTAGATATATGAAAGTTCCAGGTGGGATACTGGGACGGTTCACTGATCTCCGATCATTACCTTTTCTCAAGGTAAGTAAAGAGACAGGTCTGAGAATTGAGGAATTGAGTGGTTTAAACCAGTTGCACAACACCTTGTCTATTTATGGACTGGAAAATGTAGGGGATGGAGAAGAAGCGCAGAAAGCGAACTTAGTAGAGAAGAAACATATACGCAAGTTAATCCTTGATTGGAAGCTCAGTGGGccaaaccacaatgtggagaACGATGACGATGTACTAGAAGGCCTCCGACCACATTCTAGTTTGGAATTTTTGGAGATTCATGGATTCATGGGTACTAAATTTCCATCATGGTTattgctagccaaccatttgaAAGAGATTGAATTATTGGGCTGCAACAAATGTGAAGGAGTCCCGGTACTTGGGCATTTACCCAATCTTAGTTGTGTTAAGATTAAGAGAATGGAGAAGCTAACTCGTATAGGATCCGAGTTTTATGGTGATAATCATGTTAACTGTGGAAATGGATCAAGTAGGGAGGCATGGCCTTTGTTCCCTGCTTTGAAAACACTGCATATTAAGGAGGCACGGAACCTGATTGAATGGATGGAAGCGCCAACAGAGAGAGGAAGTAGGGTGGTGTTTCCTTGCCTTGAGGAGCTGACCTTGATTCACTGTGAACAACTGATAAGTGCTCCCAGTCATTTTCCATCTCTCAAGAAGTTGGTGATAGAAGGCTCAGGAGGCACGCCAATAGCAAGTATTCTAAGCAATCAACTCACCACTCTCACTTATCTCAGCTTAAGGGATGTGAGGGGACTGACTTGTCTGCCGGAAGGGATGTTGGAAAACAACAAGAACCTTGCACATTTGGATATACATCATTGTTCGGAGTTAATTTGTATTTCTCCCCAATCACAAGGATCTGAGTACTGCTGCGCATCTCTTTCATATTTGGATATATGGACTTGTGCGAATCTGAAATATTTACCTGATGGGCTACTCACACCTTCTCTTAAAAAGCTGAAGTTGTCGCATTGTTACGATCTAAAGTACATCCCAGATGCTACACACGGTGGTCTCACCTCCCTTGAAACATTGATTGTGATGGACTGCTCTAAAATAACTTCCATTCCATTTTCACAAGGCCTCCCATCTCTTGGTGAATTCACTATAAGCAGGTGTCGGGAATTATCAAGCCTACCGGGTGGACTGGAATACTGTACCTCTATTCGGAGTTTGAGAATAACAGAGTGCCCTAAGGTACCATCCATTTCAGTCGAAAGTCTGAGTACATCCCTCCAAGAGTTGTGTGTAAGTAATCTGGACTCTCTTCCAATTTCACGAGGAGGCTTTACATCACTCCGTGAATTCACAATCTGTTTCTGCCGAAGTGCACAATTTGGGCCAGGATTTAGTGCCTTTCTTCAAACCCTTGTCTCTCTTCAAAAATTGACGATATGGGCTTGCCATTCTCTAGAGACTATTCCAAGTTCAGACAAGCTCACATCCCTCCGCAGCTTGGAGATTTCTCATTGTAGTAAATTAACATGTCTACCGGATGGGTTAGCAGCATCGTCACAGTCCTGCAGCCTCACCCGTTTGAAGAAATTGACACTTGGTGGTTTCTGCGTGGAGCTCGATGCATTCCCAGCTTTTCAGGCTATACCACAGCTTGAATCATTAACCATCCGTGGGTGGCGTAAGCTCAAGTCTCTCCCTGAACAAATTCCACACTTGCCTTCTTTAAGACATTTGACGATAGAGAGGTTTTGGGAAGTGGAGGCTATTCCAGAATGGTTGGGAAACCTTGCATCTCTTGAGGACCTGAGTATTTATTTCTGCAAGAGTCTAATGTATCTACCTTCTGTGGAAGCTATGCGACGCCTCACCAAATTGAAAGAGATAGACATCCGCTATGGTTGTGACCTTCTAGAAGAAAGATGCAGGGAGGAGAGCGGCCCAGAGTGGCCTAAGATTCGTCATCTTCCATTCATCACGA TTGGAGATACAAAAATCGTGAATTGA